In one window of Arctopsyche grandis isolate Sample6627 chromosome 6, ASM5162203v2, whole genome shotgun sequence DNA:
- the LOC143913063 gene encoding uncharacterized protein LOC143913063, whose protein sequence is MECRLCLSPASSISSVIIHDYHKTVVQNIWTCCRIQVTRNDSLSDIICLSCVANLELLTHFKNICIQSDKLKRLKAEHSDIKPEEVILDDLNWEDECGTNSYIVNNSSQSSTLVVSNVDNIKENLALVKCTKTQIRKKRHKCEICSKFFSKKSSLMTHKILHTGEKPHKCEVCFKSFIFRNRLDSHMNIHSGERPHKCEWCPKSFASKCSLTTHIKFHMGLKRQTPYQCDVCSKKFPDRSKLKVHMNTHTGEKPHRCVTCLKLFANKYYLMDHMNIHTGEKPYVCEICPRSFASKSNVTAHMKLHAREKRLNCKVCTNRNHDKCDCFEWSEREKPHKCDVCGKSFPKKSALVSHYYTHTGEKPHQCDMCFISFAKKSNLNAHMKLHSGNKPHKCNVCFKSFLVRSKLVCHMKIHTGNVV, encoded by the exons ATGGAATGTCGACTTTGTTTGTCTCCTGCATCATCCATATCGTCCGTCATTATCCATGACTATCACAAGACGGTGGTTCAAAATATTTGGACCTGTTGTCGAATACag GTGACGAGAAATGATAGCCTTTCAGATATAATATGTCTATCTTGTGTAGCTAACCTTGAACTTTTGACCCATTTCAAAAACATCTGCATTCAAagtgataaattaaaaagactGAAAGCTGAACATTCGGATATCAAACCGGAAGAAGTTATATTAGACGATTTGAATTGGGAGGATGAGTGTGGTACTAATTCTTACATTGTAAATAATAGCAGTCAATCGAGTACATTAGTTGTAAGTAACGTAgataatattaaagaaaatctTGCCTTAGTAAAATGTACAAAAActcaaatcagaaaaaaaagacacaaatgtgaaatctgTTCTAAATTCTTCTCAAAAAAATCAAGCCTAATGACACACAAGATACTGCACACTGGAGAGAAACCGCACAAATGTGAAGTCTGCTTCAAATCGTTCATATTCAGAAACAGACTCGATAGTCACATGAACATACACTCGGGAGAAAGACCTCACAAGTGTGAATGGTGTCCGAAATCATTCGCAAGCAAATGCAGTTTGACGACGCACATTAAATTTCACATGGGACTAAAACGCCAAACGCCGTATCAATGCGACGTTTGTTCGAAGAAGTTCCCCGACAGATCCAAGCTGAAAGTACACATGAACACTCACACGGGAGAAAAACCGCACAGATGTGTCACGTGTTTGAAATTATTCGCGAACAAATACTATCTGATGGACCACATGAACATTCACACCGGAGAAAAGCCATACGTGTGTGAGATATGTCCGAGATCGTTCGCGAGTAAATCTAACGTGACGGCACACATGAAACTGCACGCTAGGGAAAAGCGACTAAATTGTAAAGTCTGTACTAACAGAAATCATGACAAATGCGATTGTTTCGAATGGTCTGAACGGGAAAAGCCGCACAAATGTGATGTATGTGGGAAGTCGTTCCCAAAGAAATCAGCATTAGTGTCTCATTATTATACTCACACCGGGGAAAAGCCGCATCAATGCGATATGTGTTTCATATCATTCGCAAAGAAATCTAATTTAAACGCACATATGAAACTGCACTCTGGGAACAAGCCGCACAAGTGTAACGTTTGCTTCAAGTCGTTTTTGGTGAGGTCTAAATTGGTGTGTCATATGAAAATTCACACAGGAAATGttgtataa
- the LOC143913064 gene encoding uncharacterized protein LOC143913064 isoform X3 → MFARLLSIAIDPSWSQDALKKRWKHLKDQYRKEIKKQPVLRSGTESEMKSESTWQYFNLMSFMKNEVTPASYTGNLTVNETESSHETEKRDTDIIESVSSPGSYNVQSPAGSSGSQPSSNFKIRKRSIKDAMLEIEKKKLLLMETRFKDSQQDDKLKNDEDFLFLRSILPTMKKLNELQKLRFRGKINEWLLEACTENERALYQNQLYYSLPNNNTNAQH, encoded by the exons ATGTTTGCAAGATTATTGTCAATAGCAATAGATCCTTCATGGTCAC aaGATGCATTAAAAAAACGCTGGAAACACTTGAAAGACCAGTATAGAAAGGAGATAAAGAAGCAACCAGTTCTCAGATCAGGAACAGAATCGGAAATGAAATCGGAGTCGACGTGGCAATATTTCAACTTAATGTCATTCATGAAAAACGAAGTAACCCCTGCTTCATATACAGGCAATTTAACCGTAAATGAAACAGAGAGTAGTCATGAAACTGAAAAACGTGATACTGATATCATTGAGTCTGTGTCATCCCCGGGATCTTATAATGTACAGTCACCTGCTGGCTCTTCTGGTTCTCAACCatcatcaaattttaaaatcagaAAACGTTCTATCAAAGATGCCATGTTAgagatagaaaaaaaaaaattattgttaatgGAAACACGTTTTAAAGACAGCCAACAagatgacaaactaaaaaatgaCGAGGATTTTCTATTTCTTAGAAGCATACTACCAACTATGAAGAAATTAAACGAACTTCAAAAATTACGTTTTCGTGGGAAAATTAATGAATGGCTACTAGAAGCATGTACTGAAAATGAACGTGCTCTTtatcaaaatcaattatattattcCCTTCCTAATAATAATACCAATGCCCAACACTAG
- the LOC143913064 gene encoding uncharacterized protein LOC143913064 isoform X1, whose product MSFEDIILEIQIKPELWSTTHALCKNRIIKQKMWKELSFKLGIEEDALKKRWKHLKDQYRKEIKKQPVLRSGTESEMKSESTWQYFNLMSFMKNEVTPASYTGNLTVNETESSHETEKRDTDIIESVSSPGSYNVQSPAGSSGSQPSSNFKIRKRSIKDAMLEIEKKKLLLMETRFKDSQQDDKLKNDEDFLFLRSILPTMKKLNELQKLRFRGKINEWLLEACTENERALYQNQLYYSLPNNNTNAQH is encoded by the exons ATGTCTTTCGAAGATATTATTCTAGAAATCCAAATTAAACCAGAATTGTGGTCAACAACTCATGCCCTATGTAAAAATAGGATAATTAAACAGAAAATGTGGAAGGAATTATCATTTAAACTAGGAATTGaag aaGATGCATTAAAAAAACGCTGGAAACACTTGAAAGACCAGTATAGAAAGGAGATAAAGAAGCAACCAGTTCTCAGATCAGGAACAGAATCGGAAATGAAATCGGAGTCGACGTGGCAATATTTCAACTTAATGTCATTCATGAAAAACGAAGTAACCCCTGCTTCATATACAGGCAATTTAACCGTAAATGAAACAGAGAGTAGTCATGAAACTGAAAAACGTGATACTGATATCATTGAGTCTGTGTCATCCCCGGGATCTTATAATGTACAGTCACCTGCTGGCTCTTCTGGTTCTCAACCatcatcaaattttaaaatcagaAAACGTTCTATCAAAGATGCCATGTTAgagatagaaaaaaaaaaattattgttaatgGAAACACGTTTTAAAGACAGCCAACAagatgacaaactaaaaaatgaCGAGGATTTTCTATTTCTTAGAAGCATACTACCAACTATGAAGAAATTAAACGAACTTCAAAAATTACGTTTTCGTGGGAAAATTAATGAATGGCTACTAGAAGCATGTACTGAAAATGAACGTGCTCTTtatcaaaatcaattatattattcCCTTCCTAATAATAATACCAATGCCCAACACTAG
- the LOC143913064 gene encoding uncharacterized protein LOC143913064 isoform X2 has product MQTLVSVLSGSRASRRVLVCEDALKKRWKHLKDQYRKEIKKQPVLRSGTESEMKSESTWQYFNLMSFMKNEVTPASYTGNLTVNETESSHETEKRDTDIIESVSSPGSYNVQSPAGSSGSQPSSNFKIRKRSIKDAMLEIEKKKLLLMETRFKDSQQDDKLKNDEDFLFLRSILPTMKKLNELQKLRFRGKINEWLLEACTENERALYQNQLYYSLPNNNTNAQH; this is encoded by the exons ATGCAAACACTCGTGAGTGTCCTGAGTGGCAGCCGAGCGTCGCGGCGAGTGCTTGTTTGCG aaGATGCATTAAAAAAACGCTGGAAACACTTGAAAGACCAGTATAGAAAGGAGATAAAGAAGCAACCAGTTCTCAGATCAGGAACAGAATCGGAAATGAAATCGGAGTCGACGTGGCAATATTTCAACTTAATGTCATTCATGAAAAACGAAGTAACCCCTGCTTCATATACAGGCAATTTAACCGTAAATGAAACAGAGAGTAGTCATGAAACTGAAAAACGTGATACTGATATCATTGAGTCTGTGTCATCCCCGGGATCTTATAATGTACAGTCACCTGCTGGCTCTTCTGGTTCTCAACCatcatcaaattttaaaatcagaAAACGTTCTATCAAAGATGCCATGTTAgagatagaaaaaaaaaaattattgttaatgGAAACACGTTTTAAAGACAGCCAACAagatgacaaactaaaaaatgaCGAGGATTTTCTATTTCTTAGAAGCATACTACCAACTATGAAGAAATTAAACGAACTTCAAAAATTACGTTTTCGTGGGAAAATTAATGAATGGCTACTAGAAGCATGTACTGAAAATGAACGTGCTCTTtatcaaaatcaattatattattcCCTTCCTAATAATAATACCAATGCCCAACACTAG